One region of Camelina sativa cultivar DH55 chromosome 6, Cs, whole genome shotgun sequence genomic DNA includes:
- the LOC104793237 gene encoding transcription factor IBH1, which produces MASADKTINTDVPEKDVFAIHFLQSLSNLRTQNLFNSPDTTNYRVRKIKKAAYVSMARAAGGTSRLWSRALLRRATKGNNKIVRFPRKKRKVTWKISSKRRRSDQRAPVVEEAAERLRNLVPGGGGMETSKLMEETAHYIKCLSMQVKVMQCLVDGLSPK; this is translated from the coding sequence ATGGCCTCTGCAGACAAAACCATAAACACAGACGTCCCTGAAAAAGACGTTTTTGCCATCCACTTCCTTCAATCCCTCTCAAATCTCAGAACACAAAACCTTTTTAATTCACCGGATACAACAAACTACCGTGTGAGGAAGATAAAGAAGGCTGCGTACGTTTCCATGGCCAGAGCGGCCGGAGGGACTAGCCGCCTATGGAGCAGAGCCCTCTTACGCCGAGCCACCAAAGGAAACAACAAGATCGTAAGATTTccaaggaaaaagagaaaggtgaCGTGGAAGATATCGTCAAAGCGCAGGAGGAGTGACCAGAGAGCTccggtggtggaggaggcggCCGAGAGGCTGAGGAATCTTGTTCCGGGAGGCGGAGGAATGGAGACGTCAAAGCTGATGGAAGAGACCGCTCATTACATCAAGTGCCTTAGTATGCAGGTCAAGGTCATGCAGTGTCTCGTTGATGGCTTATCTCCGAAATGA
- the LOC104793238 gene encoding signal peptide peptidase-like 3 yields the protein MSSFDPPIHRYSVVILFLLLLVFSVAAADDVSWTDDSGGLESPGCSNKFQMVKVLNWVDDVEGDSITGLTAQFGASVPSDADQSFRFPAAFVDPLDSCSNLSSRFDGHIALSIRGNCAFTEKAKHAEAAGASALLVINDKEDLDEMGCMEKDASLNVSIPVLMISKASGDALNKSMVDKKSVELLLYAPKRPVVDLTAGLLLLMAVGTVVVASLWSDLTDPDQANESYSILAKEFATGTRKDDPEKEILDISVTGAVFFIVTASIFLLLLFYFMSSWFVWVLTIFFCIGGMQGMHNIITAVILRKCRHLGRKSVNLPLLGTMSVMSLIVNIVCLAFAIFWFVKRHTSYSWVGQDILGICLMITALQVVRLPNIKVATVLLCCAFVYDIFWVFISPLLFHESVMIVVAQGDSSSGESIPMLLRIPRFFDPWGGYDMIGFGDILFPGLLISFASRYDKIKKRVVVNGYFLWLTIGYGIGLLLTYLGLYLMDGHGQPALLYIVPCTLGLVVILGLIRGDLKELWSYGIEESESHTPEDPMPAA from the exons ATGTCGTCGTTTGATCCGCCGATTCACCGATACTCCGTCGTAATACTGTTTCTCCTTCTGCTAGTTTTTTCGGTAGCAGCGGCCGACGATGTCTCCTGGACCGACGATTCCGGCGGCCTCGAGTCTCCTGGCTGTTCCAATAAGTTCCAAATG GTTAAGGTCTTAAATTGGGTTGATGATGTTGAAGGTGACTCCATTACTGGCTTAACTGCTCAATTTGGAGCTTCGGTGCCTTCTGATGCTGATCAAAGTTTCAGATTTCCTGCTGCTTTTGTAGATCCTTTGGACTCTTGTTCCAATCTCTCGTCCAGG TTTGATGGACATATTGCCTTATCGATCCGTGGCAATTGTGCTTTCACTGAGAAGGCAAAACATGCTGAGGCAGCTGGTGCTTCTGCTCTGTTGGTTATTAATGacaaagaag ATCTTGATGAGATGGGATGTATGGAAAAAGATGCATCTCTGAATGTGAGCATACCTGTCTTAATGATCTCTAAGGCAAGCGGGGATGCTCTCAACAAGTCTATGGTAGACAAAAAGAGTG TTGAGCTTTTGTTGTATGCTCCAAAGCGTCCTGTCGTGGATCTGACAGCTGGATTGTTACTGCTCATGGCTGTTGGAACTGTTGTTGTTGCATCACTATGGTCAGATCTTACAGATCCTGACCAAGCTAATGAATCTTACAGCATATTAGCGAAG GAATTTGCTACTGGGACCAGGAAAGATGACCCAGAGAAAGAAATCCTTGATATAAGTGTCACCGGTGCTGTATTTTTTATTGTAACCGCCTCCATCTTTCTGCTGCTCCTTTTCTACTTCATGTCATCATGGTTTGTATGGGTGCTCACCATATTTTTCTGCATCGGTGGCATGCAG GGTATGCATAACATTATTACGGCAGTTATATTGAG AAAATGCAGACACCTTGGTCGGAAATCTGTGAATCTCCCTTTGCTTGGGACAATGTCAGTAATGTCGCTTATAGTGAACATTGTTTGTTTGGCATTTGCTATTTTCTGGTTTGTAAAACGGCACACATCGTATTCTTGGGTTGGCCAAGACATTTTG GGCATATGTTTGATGATCACTGCCTTGCAAGTAGTTCGATTACCTAACATCAAG GTTGCTACTGTACTTCTTTGCTGCGCGTTTGTCTATGACATTTTCTGGGTCTTCATATCACCACTGCTTTTTCACGAGAGCGTCATGATTGTG GTTGCCCAAGGGGACAGCAGCAGTGGGGAGTCCATTCCGATGCTATTAAGGATTCCTCGGTTCTTTGATCCTTGGGGTGGTTATGACATGATTGGTTTTGGGGACATCCTCTTCCCCGGTTTGCTCATTTCCTTTGCTTCCAG ATATGACAAGATAAAAAAGAGGGTAGTAGTAAATGGGTACTTCCTTTGGTTGACTATCGGCTATGGAATAG GTCTGTTACTGACATATCTAGGTCTGTATCTTATGGACGGACATGGCCAGCCTGCGCTATTATACATCGTTCCTTGCACACTTG GTTTGGTCGTCATACTGGGGTTGATAAGAGGAGACCTTaaagaactatggagttacggCATCGAAGAATCAGAATCTCACACACCGGAGGATCCAATGCCTGCGGCATAA